A part of Capsicum annuum cultivar UCD-10X-F1 chromosome 6, UCD10Xv1.1, whole genome shotgun sequence genomic DNA contains:
- the LOC107839160 gene encoding serine/threonine protein phosphatase 2A 57 kDa regulatory subunit B' kappa isoform, with product MWKHFLSRLPKKSVKSESVDSGRGNSGLHGPNASSNLGPGRPNSAPRRTSSVVFPASVIAGIEPLISFKDVPSSEKMNLFISKLSLCCVDFDFRDPTKNVAEKELKRVTLFELLDFVSANPPKFSEPAILALCKTCAVNLFRVFPPNYRSNNSHASENDDDEPTFDPAWPHLQIVYDLLLKFVTSSSLEAKVAKKYINHQFILKLLDLFDSEDPRERDCLKAILHRIYGKFMVHRPYIRKSISNVFYRVVFESEKHNGIAELLEIFGSVVTGFALPLKEEHKIFLSRVLIPLHKPKSLGIYFQQLSYCITQFIEKDPKLASPVIRGLLKYWPITNTQKEVMFLSELEEILDVINMAEFQKVMVPLFWRIGCCINSYHFQVAERALFLWNNDQIVNLIAHNRHVILPIIFPAVESNAQNHWNHAVQNLSLNVRRMFSEMDDVLFLACHSHYKEEQEKINLEAEKRREAWEQLETAASLRPPVAGNIAVLVTPLATSITC from the exons ATGTGGAAGCATTTTCTGAGTAGGCTTCCGAAGAAATCAGTGAAATCTGAGTCAGTAGACTCAGGAAGAGGCAATTCGGGCCTACACGGCCCGAATGCCAGCTCAAATTTGGGTCCTGGAAGGCCTAATAGTGCTCCAAGGAGGACATCCTCAGTTGTGTTCCCAGCAAGTGTGATTGCTGGTATTGAGCCTTTGATTTCCTTCAAAGATGTTCCTAGTTCTGAAAAGATGAATCTTTTTATCAGTAAGTTAAGCCTATGCTGTGTAGACTTTGATTTTAGGGATCCAACTAAGAATGTAGCAGAAAAGGAACTTAAAAGGGTTACATTGTTTGAGCTTTTGGATTTTGTATCTGCTAATCCACCTAAATTTTCTGAACCTGCAATTCTTGCACTGTGTAAAACATGTGCTGTTAATTTATTTCGGGTTTTCCCTCCTAATTATCGGTCTAATAATAGCCACGCTAgcgaaaatgatgatgatgagccTACTTTTGATCCTGCCTGGCCTCACTTGCAAATTGTGTATGATCTGTTGCTTAAGTTTGTAACATCTTCTTCATTAGAAGCTAAGGTTGCAAAGAAGTATATAAACCATCAGTTCATCTTGAAATTACTTGATTTGTTTGATTCTGAAGATCCAAGGGAAAGGGATTGTTTGAAAGCTattttgcataggatttatggcaaGTTCATGGTCCATAGGCCTTATATAAGGAAGAGTATAAGCAATGTGTTTTACCGCGTTGTGTTTGAGTCAGAGAAACATAACGGGATCGCTGAACTGTTGGAGATTTTTGGAAGTGTAGTTACAGGATTTGCTCTGCCGTTGAAGGAGGAGCATAAGATCTTTTTGTCAAGGGTCTTGATTCCTCTGCACAAGCCAAAATCTTTGGGGATTTACTTTCAACAGTTATCATATTGTATTACCCAGTTCATAGAGAAAGATCCTAAATTGGCTAGCCCTGTGATAAGGGGCTTGTTGAAGTACTGGCCTATCACTAATACACAGAAGGAGGTGATGTTTTTGAGTGAGTTGGAAGAAATCTTGGACGTTATTAACATGGCTGAGTTCCAAAAAGTGATGGTTCCCTTGTTCTGGCGGATCGGTTGCTGCATCAATAGTTACCATTTTCAG GTAGCTGAAAGGGCTTTGTTCCTTTGGAATAATGACCAAATTGTCAATTTGATTGCACATAACCGACATGTGATTCTCCCGATTATATTCCCAGCTGTGGAAAGCAATGCTCAAAACCACTGGAATCATGCTGTGCAGAACTTGAGTCTAAACGTAAGAAGGATGTTCTCCGAAATGGATGATGTGCTTTTCCTGGCTTGCCATTCCCATTACAaggaagaacaagagaaaataaacTTGGAAGCTGAAAAACGAAGAGAAGCATGGGAACAACTGGAGACTGCAGCAAGTCTACGTCCACCTGTAGCTGGAAACATAGCTGTCCTGGTAACGCCTTTAGCAACATCAATCACTTGCTAA
- the LOC107839166 gene encoding cyclin-A2-2 yields the protein MRNATMTTGSSNLKVPTVRITRARAKALGSSGGLPPLHPSVRQDKKQGQVTQGIKSKRPASDENKPVNSASIAAQQPKRRAVLRDVTNVLCENTYMNCINGSKCQVKKFSDKRNSKVIPAILVKRPQLEDRKESDDAKKVKVEESQEHCSQAHLQDHKLTQPREYITATPCGLADLMPVNKSSCNGITLLNTTQKDESKVCLKQESSNSLGIADIDSKHKDPLMCSLYAPDIYSNLHAMELDRRPSFNYMEKLQRDVTKGMRSILIDWLVEVSEEYRLVPDTLYLTVHLIDRFLSENYIEKQKLQLLGVTCMLIASKYEEICAPRVEEFCFITDNTYEKEEVVKMESRVLNFVGFQLAAPTTKNFLRRFVQAAQASYEVPSVELEFMANYLAELTLAEYGFLKFLPSVTAASAVFLARWTLDQSNHPWNPTLVHYTRYKVLELKTTVLLLQDLQMNTSGSTLNAIREKYKQPKFKSVATLSSPKPVQSLF from the exons ATGAGGAATGCAACTATGACAACTGGATCTTCTAATCTTAAAGTGCCCACTGTGCGAATCACAAGAGCACGGGCAAAAGCTTTGGGTTCTTCCGGAGGATTACCACCTCTACACCCCTCTGTCAGGCAGGATAAGAAACAGGGACAAGTAACACAGGGAATAAAGTCCAAAAGACCAGCTTCGGATGAGAACAAACCAGTTAATTCTGCTAGTATTGCTGCTCAACAGCCTAAGCGAAGGGCTGTTCTCAGGGATGTCACCAATGTACTTTGTGAAAACACATACATGAATTGCATAAATGGAAGCAAATGTCAG GTTAAGAAATTCTCTGATAAGAGGAATTCGAAGGTGATACCTGCTATTTTAGTGAAAAGACCACAGCTTGAAGATAGAAAAGAGAGTGATGACGCAAAAAAAGTAAAGGTCGAGGAATCACAAGAACACTGTTCACAAGCACACCTCCAGGACCATAAATTAACTCAGCCCAGAGAATATATCACCGCCACTCCGTGTGGTTTAGCTGATCTTATGCCTGTGAATAAGAGTTCATGTAATGGCATTACACTCCTGAATACAACACAAAAAG ATGAAAGCAAGGTTTGCCTGAAACAAGAAAGCTCCAATTCTCTTGGTATTGCAGATATAGATTCAAAACACAAGGATCCACTAATGTGTAGTCTGTATGCTCCTGATATATATAGCAATttgcatgccatggag CTTGACCGGCGACCTTCCTTTAATTATATGGAAAAGTTGCAGCGGGATGTTACCAAGGGTATGCGAAGTATTCTAATTGATTGGCTTGTGGAG GTTTCTGAAGAATATAGGCTGGTTCCAGATACTCTTTACCTGACTGTACATCTCATTGATAGGTTCCTCTCTGAGAATTACATTGAAAAACAAAAGCTGCAGCTGCTTGGAGTTACCTGCATGCTAATTGCTTC CAAATATGAAGAAATTTGTGCACCTCGTGTGGAAGAATTTTGCTTTATAACAGACAACACTTACGAGAAAGAAGAG GTAGTAAAAATGGAAAGTcgagttttgaattttgtgggcTTTCAACTTGCTGCTCCGACCACAAAAAATTTCCTGAG GAGATTTGTTCAAGCAGCACAGGCTTCTTATGAG GTTCCCTCTGTTGAACTGGAATTCATGGCAAACTATTTAGCAGAGCTAACATTGGCTGAATATGGTTTTCTTAAGTTTCTTCCATCTGTTACTGCTGCATCAGCTGTATTTCTTGCCAGGTGGACACTTGATCAATCTAACCACCCATGG AATCCAACTTTGGTGCACTACACTAGATATAAGGTGTTAGAGCTGAAAACTACAGTTCTTTTACTGCAAGATTTACAGATGAACACCAGTGGAAGCACCCTGAATGCCATCCGTGAAAAGTATAAACAACCAAAG TTCAAGTCTGTGGCAACTTTATCATCTCCAAAACCAGTCCAATCGCTGTTCTAG